The Dermacentor silvarum isolate Dsil-2018 chromosome 3, BIME_Dsil_1.4, whole genome shotgun sequence region CGTCTCGATTCCTCACGAACACAGAACGGCGATACTCCCAGATAGAAAAAGAAGCGCTAGCACTGACGTGGGCAGCCTAAAGATTTGACGAGTACATCCGTGGCCTAAACGTTACCTTTGAAACTGATCGCGAGCCTTTAGTATCGTTACTGGGCCAGATGGCCATTGATTATATGCCCCCTCGAATTCAACGCTTCCGGCTACGCCTAAtgcaaggtatatgtaaactcgtagcgaagcttccatagaagcccattcgttcaaaacatggcggttcttCAGCAGCTCATGGGGCTTGGCGCCATCTGTATGTGgtgggaacacttccggcggaacaaAAAATAAAGCGGATGCAACGCAATGTCCGGTACAATAGTGACGTCATACTGCTGGCACTGGCGCGAAAATTGACCTCAAACAGTTCGTAGGCCTGCCACAACCAAGGAATCGCGCCGATTGCCAACCGGCGCAAGTCCTTGGTGAGTCCGCACCTTGAGTCCGCTTCAAGTCAATGTCAGCTTTCCATCTTTAATGACTAAATTAATATAGACTCATGACTCGACAGTGGTGTTCAGGCATACAGCTGTTTAATTCGCCTTGGTTTTACTAGGAGGTTTCATCCTTAGCCTCAGCAGCGTACCTAATATTTATAGCGCTGTTTAGTTTATGTTTCGCAGATACGCAGGTGTCTTAAGGTGTACATTGCTTGTGTGGCTTGTGGGCTTGAATTCTAAGAAGCGAAAATAACGCGTATTCATGCGCAAGATTATGACAACATTTCAATTTTATTCACTGAAATTCATAACACAATTTTAATACACTGTACAGTCAGCACCGACTGTGGCAATAAGTAGAAAAAAGTGCGTCTACACTACGTACATCACGCGCTGATAAATTAGACTTGCCCATAGCAACATGCACAATCAACGTCTCAATAACAACTGCTTTAAAACAAGAGAAAATGCCTCGAAAATTAACTTAACCAAAATATACACACACCGGGGTCCATGTCTCAAAAAAATCGACCTTCTGCTTGTCCATCTGCTAGTAATATACCCTTTTAAAATTTTTGATCGGCAGGTATACAGGTTAGAACGAGTTCAATTGACATCCAGTATGGACATTATTTCTGTTAGTATGGTGAATTTTACAGGGTTTCAAAACAAAGCAATGTGTTTTCAACACCTTAAAAGCATTACCCAATATTCCGCCTTTGTTTCAGGATTGCAGGAAAAGAAGCACGTGAACGCGCCAGCACATATTTGCCTATCCATTGTTATGCATACAGTTGCACCTAAATTGCATCTAAGGATGTTGTAATGGAAAATGACAAGGCTGGTACACACCGATATTTAAGGCGGAAGAACAAGAGTCCCGACGAAATAAGCAGCCGAGTGGTTGCTATTAGCAAGTTACGCCGTTTTTTCTCTGATTACTGACACTTATATGCCTTTATAAAAAAGAGGGCGACATAATTGCCGACACTTAGTCACTCgccaatcagtcaatcaatcatcaaATGAAACATGTCCTAATGGGAATCTAAAATAAGGAGCGTGTACCAGAAAAAAAGACTATATTCTGCAGAGAGGTGTATAGACTCACTCCCGTAGTAGATTTGATATCCGCCGGCTTCCATAGCGAAAATCCAAAAGTGCTTTGCAAAAAAGTTATAACATCAAATGCACAATGACCCGAGTGAACTGGAAATCGTGTTTCATAATGTAGCAGCCGGAGGTTTTACTCCTCACTTAGTCCGCCGATGCTAAGTGGCGGTCACGGCACTATGACAACATCACGTCACGCCTTGCCACTCATCTATAAACCGAGGCTGAGTTGAAATTTGTAACCTAAATAAAGACCATGGTAAAATGGGAAGGCAGGACAGAAACGAAGAGGAAGGAATTGCCATGTATCCCTCCTTTACTACTGGGGAACTCCACCGACACATTAAAatttcttctttttcacaagaGGAGATCGCTACTGGTGCATCTGCGAATGTTTATTGCAAGCAGTACCGCACGAAACAGTGCAAGTCTTACTGCGCCTAAATGCCACAAAAGAATGCTACCTGGCGAGCTATAATTGCATGAGGCCACGAGGTCAGCGCTAAGAAGGATAATCCAGgataagaaagaagaaacaagctGTGTCGCTCTACTTCACCACCGTGAAGGGCCACCTCCACAAACCATAGCACATGGACGTCGACATTAAAGGAAGTTTTATCTTTTAGAGAAAGCATGGAAAGTGTACACAGTTTACTGCTCATAATATAGTGCCAGATATGGCGTTCTCCCATTTTACGCCTTCGAATTATGcaccaaacttttttttcttcaaataagTTTGCCTTCTTTGTGAGGAGACTCACCACATTGCTCACCGCCTGGAATATACCCTGAGAAATCTCAACTGTTCAGCCTTTGCACTTGTTGCTTAGCTTGACGCTTCGTTTGTGCACATTGAAATTCAACATTTCTTTTTCGTGCAAACCAATGCAACCTGATTCAGGCAAAAAGGCAAAACAAGGCATTATAAACGTCCTCTTCACAAACGGTGAGTGTCTTTTCAACCTTCTCATGAAGACGCGTACACAACGTATGTCCTACTCTCTCCATGGAGAAAAGGCTACCGATGGCTTCCTGAAAAACATTTTCGCAGCCTTCAACAAAAGACACGAATGGAGGGGAAGGAACTCAGAGACTTCCAAAGTCAGATTCCGCAGTACCTTTTACGCTCAAATATAGTAGCACTTGGTTGGCCTCACTAAATGACGCATATTCTACCTTCAGGCTACATTTCTGGGTTGTTCTGACGCACGAATGAGACCGCAAAAATTTCGCCGCTAACCAGCCGGCAAAATAAACTAGGTTATTTTGCTGTATGTCCGAAAGTTTGTCCGAGAAAGAATCATCTGTCATGCTAAGCGAGACTGTGCTTCCGATACCAAGAGCCGGAAACAGTGCCGAAATGCCGACAGGAAGAGTTGCCAAGACTGTTGTCATGTCCTCGGCGCAGTTAGAGTTTTCAGACAACTTGAACAGGTTATTAATCAAAAGATGCCTGAAAGCGGCCTGAAACTGACGAGCTGTAGTGTTGGTGTTCGCACCTGATTTGGACCTTATCGTTGAAAAGCTGTTTTCAAGTGCGTCCTGGTTTAATCGCCTGGCGAGAACATAAGAAAATCCATAATTCATTGTGAGATGATCATAGAGCATCAAAAGAGACCGCATGGTGAAACAAAACCCGCGTATAAAGGCGGCTGCCTCGGACAACCCACTACTCGCATGTTTTCAAATACTGCAATGCATTCCGTCAGAAACTCTCTATGGACAGAGCCATTGCACATCGCAGATGCATAAGGTGTCTTTGCCGCTCTCTGTGAACTGTTCAGCAAGTCAAAGAAACGATCTATCCTTTCTACAAATCGTGCAGTATGAATTGCTTCAGCGGGCAGCTGCTGAAAAGTGACCAAGGTGTACATTGCTGCAGCACAGTGGTTGCTGAAAACTTGTGCAGCCAATTTTACAGACATCTTTGATGCAAAGGTTAGGTTAAAATGTCTGTCGTTCAGCCTTGGTATCGAACGAATCTCATGCGTGCGGTCCTTTTCATACGCCTGCCTAATGTAACTGCTCTTCACAAGGTGATCACCTATTCTGAAATCATACTTAAATAGCATGTTTCGGAGGCATTTAAGTAAGTGCGGAGcatcgaaaagaaaaaagagcctcctTCCGTCTATGTCTGTATACGGCTCTTCGGTGGTGACTAGGCTTGCAAAAAGGGACACGTTCTGGCTTCCCTGGACACAGACTACCGCTACTGGTTGCAAGCCAGTGTCCACAAGGAACTTGCAGCATTGCAAAAGCAGGTCTTTCAAAATGCTTGCGGGTGTTCCTCGATAGGCAAAAAAATAACCAAGAGGTTGTTTCCATGGCGTTCGGATACCTTTTGCCATGAAGACAAGAGCCTTGTTGCAGAGGTTATTGCCTTGAAAACCGTTATACTCTTCCAGACCTTCAAACCTGTCATGCGAGGGGTTGTATgaaatttcttttttaatatgCATTTCATCGAAAACAATGCAACAGGCTCTGTCACTCATGGAAAAGGTAGCCGCTCGTCTCTTTATAAGGTCGAAGATTTCCGGGAAAAACCCAACCCTTAGTGGCACACGCTGAAGCCATAACTGCAAGGATCGCACTGATGGAAGCCTAAGAAGTCGCCTGCAATACCTATAAGCCTTAGGACTATGAAAGTAGAGCCCTAAGGCAAAGGATTTGTTCTGGCTTGACCATCGACGACCGAACCGGCTCACATTCTTCATCCTCAGCTGAGCTTCCAGGAGTGCAGCAACAGGTGGAGACACGTGTAAGCGGACGCTCCGGACGATTTCTTCAATCGTTAAGGCTTGACGCTTCCTCTGCAGTCTTCTTTGCAGCCTCCGGTTAAAATCCCGCTGCTTCCACAGTTTTTTCTTGAGCTCCTTGGTTTTTCTCCGAGCCTCGGACTCACTGGTACAGGGCGCTGTGGGTGTGGAAAGATGTGggtttttcaaaaagtttgcttCATAGATATTCAATGTATATTAGAAACCGTTAAGATGAGCATGTGATACTGGCTAATTTTTACATAGTTCTGAGCTTTGAGGCATGACCAGATTGTATTTAGCTTTTTACGAGGGCTATTTGTGTAACGCTAAGGAATGCTGATTACTGCAGCCCCAGCTGACTTTTACATCGTTGAATGAACTTGTGCGAATGATTCTGCGTATTTGAGGACAGGGGGCCCGCTTGGCAAGTCATTCTTGGCGCGTAAGCAGACATGTCTGCTGCACACTTCATGTTGTATGAATCAGTGCTCAGCACAGTGAGACCAAATAAAAGTTATTGGTTGAAGATAGAGAAATATTTAACAAAGCAGTGAAACATGACCTTATTTTAATGCCCGCCCTCTTTGGCGAGCAAAAAAGCATAACAGAAATATCTTTTCTGTTTTTACATCTTTAGTCTTAGATAAATCTGCGAGAGAATTGTTTTTCTGGATGACTTTCAATTGCTTTCATATCGTTAGCGACTTCAGGTGCAGCGCTATTGATTTTTTTAGCATTTTTGTAATACTTTACCAGTATAATAATTAAGGGAGCTCAAGACAAACAGCCGATAGCAGGCAACCGCAACAACAGATGTCTTGTAATCCTAACTGGGTGATGTCATTCGTAAGAAAATTTCCGCTTTTGCTTTTACATTTCACTTTTGTAAAATTTAAAGGGCGCGTTGGCGCCCAATATGATTTTACACGATGTAAATATACTTACATTTGCGGAAAGCCTCAGCAGCTGTGCCAGTGACAGCATTTTCGAGAAGTCTGTGCAACCGACGGAACCTGGGGAGCCGCGTCACCACTGGCCTCTTGTGCAGGAACAGCCCCCTCCAACTGCATGTAATCCTCTTGTTCTGCGGAGGAGGGAGAAAATACGGGG contains the following coding sequences:
- the LOC125944227 gene encoding uncharacterized protein LOC125944227, coding for MRESWVKFCRNPCLLDKTPGHLRSRVVCSLHFHESAFLRPESNLSGHVSSFISDGVSPMGCQPTTVKKSPSVGAPCTSESEARRKTKELKKKLWKQRDFNRRLQRRLQRKRQALTIEEIVRSVRLHVSPPVAALLEAQLRMKNVSRFGRRWSSQNKSFALGLYFHSPKAYRFEGLEEYNGFQGNNLCNKALVFMAKAAAR